CACAGCTaacccactgcccctcccaccacCCACAGCCTGTCCCCACACAGCTACCCACTATTCCTAGCTACTATTCCTCAGTCATGGTCccgggcctaacattcccaggcccaccataagggACTAAAAAAATAATTCGATAATAAAATCTGCCTAACAGTCGTACGTGGGAATGTGCAGACTAAAAAGacagaaggggcatgagtggatggatggtaaaataaggtacccacataacagtgtttagcccactgggttatctttagtccatgcattatgcttttccgggacgatgggtaaacatcctccccataaaaagacaaaaagtgggggaatgtagtaagaggaggccctgagatataaacctcggtatcagaggcctggtatgaagcctaaggcctgaactaaagtaatggtcaagactttgctaacataaagcaaagtgaagctgtgagccagaggcaggccctgctcacagaagctggcaaggaaagggctgatgctgcaagaagatacgtacctaaaaggtactgaagactagatatcagaacattcacatacttgcacattccacacagataacaacgaacagactgacccatcccaatgacaggggcaaaagggtaatatgatggatagagttgttttgttccaaccagcatgtacaaggtgagaggcggcaccttactacgtagaggggttgcacctcaatacatcaggagtgatgtgtaacttgtttgtacctgtgtataagaatgcatccctggggcagtgtctttgtccggccgaggggccagtggaaagtcccgcccctgagccgggtccattgctaagaggcactttctcgtagtatgccctgaattaggctaagaaacctacagagAACTGCCATTGTGTCCAAGATCGCAATAAACCTAGCAGACATGACTTTgcactagagtctgtggtcattgggggttcgtgccgagtctgctgtgtcagctatctgcagagctggggcagcacacgggAAGCACATGCACGCAGCCAAGTGATagcaacaaggagagagcagagcaccacaccggtagcacatctgacaacacctctgacaacacccCTCTCACCACCCACAGTCTGTACCAACACAGCTACCCACTGCCCCTCACACCATCTCAGCCTCTGCCCACACAGCTATCCATTGTCCTCACCACCACCCCGAAactctgccagcatagctaccCACTGCCCCTCACACCACCCCTAAGCCCTATCCACACAGCTACCCACAGCCTGTCCCCACACAGCTAACCCACTGCCTGTCCCCACACAGCTACCCACTGCCCCTGCCACCACCCACAGCCTGTCCCCACACAGCtacccactgcccctcccaccacCCACAGCCTGTCCCCCCACAGCTAACCCACTGCCCTTCACACCACCCACAGCCTGTCCCCACACAGCTaacccactgcccctcccaccacccccaagcCCTATCCACACAGCtacccactgcccctcccaccacccccaagcCCTATCCACACAGCtacccactgcccctcccaccacccccaagcCCTATCCACACCGCtacccactgcccctcccaccacccccaagcCCTATCCACACAGCtacccactgcccctcccaccacccccaagcCCTATCCACACAGCtacccactgcccctcccaccacccccaagcCCTATCCACACAGCtacccactgcccctcccaccacccccaagcCCTATCCACACAGCTAACCCACTGCCCTTCACACCACCCCCATGTCCCCACACAGCTACCCACTGCCCCTCAACCACCCACAGCCTGTCCCCACACAGCTATCCACTGCCCCTCACACCACCCACAGCCCCTCAACGAGCCAGGCCCTCCCCCAACTCACCCACATCTGGGACATCACAGGTGATGAGCCCTGCCTGGGTGAAGGCCTCCCCTGTGGGCAGCAGCTGCAGGTTGTAGTTGAGGCGCAGAGTATAGCGCCTGAGGGGGCCGTGCAGGTACTGCCGGGAGGACAGACGGGGTCAGAGTGGGGCTGAGAAGCCAgacaaccctcccctcccctgagctcTCCTGCAAGCAGCCTAGTGCACCGTCACACCCTGGGGCACCGAGTGAAGTGGGCCGCCCTAAGGCACCTCCACActatgcaggggcagctccaggcaccagcgcagcaagcgcatgcttggggcggcaagccacgggggggcagTGTGATggtcgccatgagggcagcagtcaggcagcctttggtggcatgcctgcaggaggtccgccagtcccatggcttcggtggcaattcagtggctggtacgccgaaggcgcgggtctggcagatcacccgcaggcaagccaccgaaggctgcttgactgccgtgcttggggcagcaaaaaacagagcCGCCCCTGGCGCTATGCATCCGGATGGCTATAGGCCCAGCCCTGGTCGGGACCCTCCTCTTCAGCCGCCCTCCatgccagcctccacccccaggccAGCTGCTGCATGGACAGGGCAGCCCCCGGGCACAAGGGCAGGGGAGAGCCCTGGGGCTTGGACAGCATCTTATCCTTCCCTCCATGTGCACAGGAGCCCATTGCCCTGGCACTCCATGCCACCTCCTcaccaccccatcccccccccaacCGTTACCTGCTGCTGCACCAGGGGGTCAGCAAATGGCACCCTCAGCCCAAAGGCCCTGGTATCGTCGGGGTTGGGGACCTCATGGGGCTCAAAGCCACGATCCTCAGCCTCAGGGCGGCTGAAGGGATGTCCGCCCACCGAGACAGAGACCAGCTCCACGTCGGGCAGGAAGTGCCCCAGGCGCACCTTGAAGTAGCCCTGCGCTGCCACGGTGTCTGGGGGAGGAGACAGGAGTGCACTGGTTGGTGGGGTTCACTGGAGCACTCCCCCAGGCAGCCAGTGCCCTAGCCCAAGCGGCCatgaccccaggctggcagccccATGCCCAGGGCAGTGAGCCTGGCTGAGACCAGCAGCAGCTCATCCTGACATTGCCCGGTGAGCATGTGGGAATTTTTGTAATAGTTTTATGAAAActctgcatgcctcagtttcccccattcaCTCTGTATTGCTGCCCGAGGGGCGGGAGCTAATTGTTCCTCTGGGCCAGGTGCTGGAGTCAAGTGGGCAGCAGGTGAGCCTGGCTAGGTTTGTCATGGAGCCAGTAGCCCAGGGCTGCGTGGAGCCAAGGGACCTGCAACATAAAGAACTCAGTTGCCTCCCGCACGTCAGACAGAACGAGGGGCCTGGGGAAAGCAGGGCCACATGGGCTTCGCTTTCCCAGACTAAGCCAGGCTCTCTCAGGTCTgcattccaggggcccaagaaaCGCTGCCTGTGTCCCTGCGTCTGGCCGGCTCTGAACAGGGCTTTGCACTCGCTAGAGAGCCAGGGCATGGAACAGCAGCGCTGCAGCTAGACGGCCTGGCACagagtagcagagccaggagctcACTCAGCCTACGGCCCAGCGTGGTCAAGGggccacaccccagagccagtcTAAAGGCTGTAATCCCTGTGCAAAGATGGGGCTTCCCCCCCCTCACACAAAGCACCCTTGCTGGCAGGGGTCTGACACAGGGTCAGTGGGGGCAGGTGGGGAGAGGAAGCCGAGACAGGGAGTCTGGAACCAAGctctccccagagctgggggtgacAGGGTCTCACGAGGGtcatttaacccccccccccattttagaCTAAAGTCAACCTCTAgggctccctcccccacccccctgtagGCTAAGAAGGAGCCATTTCCAtcacgccccctcccccgcccaggtCCCTCCAGCTCAGATGTCAATGGTCACTCTGCACTCAGCAGCATGGCGGTGGTGCGGGGGAGCAAAACCAAATGGGAGATTTTGACCTTTGGGTGGTTAGAGGAGCCGAATCCAAATGATTCAAAACCAGGCAGGGTCGGGTCGATTTCCTATGCCCAGAGAAGTGACAAGTGTTCCCCCCCGATCCCCCACCAGACCAGCCCCTAGACCCAGTTCCCGTGGGGCAGTTCTGTCTgccggagcaggggctgggacggGCGGTGGGGGTGGGCGGGGAAGGACGTTCCAGGCTCTTATGGAAGGGGACTTCCTTTAAAGTCGGCAGCTCAAAGGCGCCTGGGGACTCTTGCCAGGTGGGGTGAGGAGCTCCCCATGCCAGGAACTAGAGGGCTCTTCTGCTGCAAAGGGGGCACAGTGatctgggaggggggcagaggcccGGGCCATCAGAGAGGCAGAGCTCCCGTGGGAAGCTGATCTCCAGAACTCCCTCACGTGGCCTGAGTGCCCCTTTCCCAtcgagctgggggtgagggggcagcagggctcggccAGGCCACAGGGATCCTGGGGGCTGCACCTACCGTCGATGATCTGGGGCatctgtggggagaagggggtgcGGATGGGACGGTAGCTGCGGTGACGGGTCCGGTCACTTTCATCCCCTTGCCAGTGCCGGTCCAGCAGCAGGTGGATGCTGTACCTGGTGCCATAGCGATTACCCACCAGGGCgctctgtggggaggagggggagcagtgagagCCCCTATGGGGagacccctgactccctcctggGAGGAGAGAACTCCACCATATGACAGCCAGGACCAGCTCTTCCattgaccccccccgccccccccacatacactccAACCTGCAGCCCCGTGGGGTGAGAGGATGGACCAAGGAGGGGGCCAGAGCTCAGTTGCGCCAAGTTCTCAGGAGCTTTGGGGAGCCAGGGATGCTGGgagaagctgctgcagggagcgggaggCTGACAGCGTCTCACACCCTGGGCACAGACTGGGCGGCAGCAGCAACAGTTAATGGGAACAGGTCTTGTACTGGAGATCCAGGCCAGTGTCCCACCCCAGGCCATGCTGTGACTCCTGGCATCTATCATGGCTCAGGGAGGGGTGTGGAGTCTAGTGGGTcagagcggtggggctgggggccaggattcctgggttctctcctggctcagggaggggtgtggagtctagtggtcagagcggggaggctgggagccaggattcctgggttctctcctcatctctgccactgccctgctgaGTGACTGAGGGGCCTCACTTTCCCCCTTTCTCTAGCCaggctgtgagctctttggaACGGGGACCCTTGCACCAGGGGACCAGGAAGCATCAGTCACAGGGGTCTCGGCTCAGGACCCAGCCCGGCGGCTGTGCTGCCTCATGCCTGGGCACCTGCACACTGACCTGCAGCAGCCCCCCGGGGGCACCGATGGGCACCACGATGCGGATGAGCCTGGAGTCTGTCAGGAAGGTGTAGCCATTGCGTGCAACAGTGCCCGCGTCAATCACACGACCATCCAGGCCCATCTGAACCTCGTCTTGGTACTGCTCTGGCCACAGCACCAGGGATGGCAGGATCCGCGGCGTCACCCAGCTCAGGCTTGTAGCATTGACCACTGGGGAATCTAGGGACAGGAGGCCATGAGCCCCACCTACTGgtcccctgagctccgccccagctctgccagtgcccctcactcctgacctgcagccccctgctagcccagccctgcaagtgcccttcactcctgacccacagcccctgctagcccaaccCTGCCGGTGTCCCTtactcccgccccacagcccctgctagcccagccctgccagtgcctctcactcctgacccacagccctgggttcccgccccccagctctgccagtgcccctcacccccaccccacagcccctgctagcccagccctgggctccgtcCAGGACTCACTGACAGGGCAGGCCACAGCTGTGTCCACCATGAGGATCATCCAGGCCTGTTTGTAGAACACTGTCACCCTGGCCACTTCCACCTCCAGCCCCTCCACCTGTGGAGAGTGGGTCAGTGGAGGGGCACAGAGAGGGGTCCCATGGCGTCATCAGGGTCCTCCCCCAttctccctccccagccagcccaggaGTCTGACCCCTGCTGTGACCGGATTTGACTGGTCCCTGGCAGTATCCCAGGGGCACCTTGGCATGGAGCAGTGCTGAGTCAGCATCTGACTGCTCCTTCTgccccaccaggggctgggcatgAGCCTACCATGCAGCCAGGGGCCACATGGTGCCAGCAAGAACCAGGCACCCAGAGACTCCTGATAGCAGCCTTGCCCcccatccagccagcctccccactGTGCACCAGGCTCCCACGCACTCCACTGGGCCCACAGtgcccctcagcctcccctcactGTGCACCAGCCTCCCACGCAACCCACTGAGCCCACAgtgccccacagcctcccccccccactgtGCACCAAGCTTCCACGCAACCCACTGGACCCACAgtgccccacagcctccccactGTGCACCAAGCTCCCACGCACCCAACTGGGCCCACAgtgccccacagcctcccctcccacacactgtgCACCAGGCTCCCACTCACCCCACTGGGCCCACAgtgccccacagcctcccctcccacacactgtgCACCAGGCTCCCACTCACCCCACTGgacccacaatgccccacagcctccccactGTGCACCAAGCTCCCACGCACCCAACTGGGCCCACAgtgccccacagcctcccctcccacacactgtgCACCAGGCTCCCACTCACCCCACTGGGCCCACAGTGCCCCCAGCCTCCCCTCACTGTGCACCAGGCTCCCACTCACCTCACTGGGCCCACAGAgcccctaagcctcccccacaCTGTGCACCAGGCTCCCATGCACCCCACTGGGCCCACAGTGCCCCCAGCCTCCTCACTGTACACCAGGCTCCCACACACCTCACTGGGCCCACAGTGCCCCTCGGCCTCCCCCACACTGTGCGCCTAGCTCCCACGCACCCCACTGGGCCCCACGGCGCACCCAAGGCTCCTCCCCAGCCACACCTCACTGTGGCCACcgtgccctgccctcccccccaggcTCCCTCACTGAGGTGATCTCGCTCTGGGCTGTGCCATAGGGTGCCCGGAAGAGGACGCGGGTGGCCGTGGTGTTGACCCCGTAGCCCAGGCTGTGGGCCTGCGTGGCGGGCATGCTGAGCAGGGAGCCGTTCTGGAAGTGGAAGACAACCTGCCACACCTGGTTCAGCGCCCCCTGGGCCTGCAAAGGGGAGAGACATAAGGCTGAGTCCCCCCATATgccggggagggagcaggggtccTGGCACTGTCAGGTTACCTCCCTCCACAGATCATGGCTGGGTTACATGTAGCAGGGGCAATCCGGCTGGACCCACTAGGCACTTCGCTTCTGCTGTGCCCTGGGGAGTCCatgcctgctgggcagctgatgGGCCAATACCTGGCACAGTCCATGGCCATGGGGCAGCAGGACAGCTAAGTGCCCTGGCTCATTGCTGCTCTGTGGGCAGGGTGTGCCAGAGACAAGGCTGCTCCTCGGGTGCCCATGCCAAGCTCCGGGCACCGTTCGTGGCTGGTAGAGGGACCATGATGCCACAGCTGCACCAAGCCCACTCACCACCGGCCAGGCAGCGATCCAGTCCTCATTCAGCACTTCCCTGGCGATGCCGGGCACAGCCCGCCGGACCGACACCTGCAACAGGACAGGGCCAGCTCAGGCTGGGGAAAGAAACCCTGCTATGGGACCTGTGTCAGCATCACTTCACACAGGGGCCTGCGGggagccctcccacccccagcatcaCCCCACCTAGCAGCTCTGGGGCCTGCCCTAGGGACCCCTACCAGGAGACaagcccttccccccccacctcaTCCCTCACTATggcccccctcacctccatgtAGTTCTCCTCGCAGACAATCTCCCGGGGGCtccagggggctcccagggggCAGCGGATGGTCATGTCATAGGGAATGCTGGGCCCCACAGCGCCTGTCACCTCCACCCGCAGCTGCAGGCTGAAATCCTGGTCAAACTGGGGTCCCCCAGGAAACAGAGACTACAGGTTAGACCCTgcccagcctcagggctgctcgaGCACCAGAGATAGGAGGGGCGGGGGCCCACAGCACTGGCACCTAGACATCAAGTACCAGAGGGAGCAGAACTGGATGCCCAGCtctggcaggactcctgggttctctccccagcgctGGCAGGGGAGCGGGATCTAGTGAGTTACAAgggtagggggctgggagtcacACATGggccccccagctcctggagggcAGGCCTGGGCACTGGGGGCACTCACCGTGTTGCGGACGGAACAAGCCAGGAAGGAGATGCGGATCTGGGGGTTCCCACGGAGGTCAGTGCCTGCCATGAATCCGCACTGCGAAGCCAGCTGCCGTGTCACCTCGATGTACTGCCCTGACTCGGCTGGGGGGAGACAGCATCTGGGACCCCCACCAgtatctccccaccccccccagctcctggtgCCCAGGCACCCTCCCGCCAGCCTCCCGCCACATGACCCCTATCCCAATGCACCATCCCAGGACACCCCCACCCATGGGCCTGCACCTTGCACCAGCCTCTGCTCCAAATAGCCAGGAAGCTCCTCATGACCCCTCCCTACTCACTGTAGACCCCATAGTGCCAGCGGCTCTGCCCCACGAACGCCTTGTCCAGCCAGATCCAGAAGTAACGGCCCCGGCACTCAGTgcgagcagctcctggggggatTAGCAGTGTTACTGGGGGCAGCACCAACCCCAATCAGCACCATGCCTGGCCAGGGAACTCCAAAGTGCCAGAGGCCtagtccccccagcctggatcccctTTTGGGGCTACTACTCCAGgtcacaggccagctgtgctcaCACCAGGGTCCGCCCCATCCTGCTAGCCCCAGCCTCCCACCTCCACCACCAGCCCCACCCGTGTTGTACCTCCCACCCAGAACCCTATCCCGCCCCCCATCACAAGGGCCCCCCAGttctcccctcccaggacctgGGGTAGTCATCAGAGTGTCCCAGCACCCCAAACAGGGCTTAGTCATTCTAAGCCCACCAAGTCCCaggattccccacccccaccccccagcaggcaccatccctgccccccaggagacTCACCATTGGGAAAGGACACAGAGCCCGCGTGCCAGGGCACCACCACCGAGAGCAGGCCCAGACTGCAAAGAGGAACAGGGCAGGTCACAACACACAATACAGGGGCTGCCCTTCTCGGGATCCCTACTGGGTGCTAGCCCCAGTTCCAGGCACGGAAGGGGTCTACTGGGTTAGCATAGGGGGCCTGAGAGGCTGgggcagaaggcagcctgccccaTATGGCAGGCATCCCTCCATGCACAGACCCTTCCCCGCAGAAGCTATTTGGTCACAGATGGATtttgccccccaaccccacctccagatgCTCACATAGGGCAAGGGCGTTCCACTAGAGACTGGAGGGGGTGAGTCATGCACCAGCCTGGGGCATGGGGTCAAACCCAGCTGACATAGGTGCCCCATGTGATCATGACCAAGTCCCTtagcctgtgcctcagttcccctccatccccatacCAGAGGGATCagtggtcctattggcatccagcgggggtgggcgggcaaagcccgcccacttctaaagggcctccccccagcctaaggggaggacccacaggtctgggacaccaaataattacgggggacaactaatgaaaaaaacaggatcgggagtgaggtcatagggctaaacaaagggaacccgatggggacaccgagcagagaaccctggacaacgcccactgctcctcgaaggcgtcaagggagccagtggacgccgcccagaggaactctgcccggatgcgagagcagacggaggaacggaaataggccccacagtcgcaggaaatcccgtcggccaacctcctagGGATCAGTGGTCTCTGGGAAGGACTATTCCAGCtggccaggggatgggggtggggcagcaccCAACACAGACTGGGGCCTGTGTGTTTGTAACTTAGGGGTGCTTTGGGCCCCAATGCACTGGGCGCAGGATTGGGGCTGGGGGATGCCAAGCTGGACACCCGGGGTTCAGATGGACAAATGGCTGTTATGGGAGAGGCAGTTATGGGAGCTTGCTCTGTGCCCTGGCCATCCTCCATCTCACCTGCCTTGGCTCTTGGGCTGCAGGATAGTAGGTCAGACCctcactgagatcagaacccagTCCTGCCAGGCACCATGCACCAATCTCACCCTGACCAATCCCAGCCCTACGCCACCACCAGACCCTGACCAATCCCAGCCTTAACCCCGCCCCCTCAGCATGcactgctgccccaccccaggccctgacCAATCCCAGCcctactaccaccaccacccttgGCCATGCCTTGCTGCCCTGCGCAATCACAGCCCTATCTCCCCCCCCTTCAACTCCacagtgccaggtgctgcacagactagTTCCTGTCACAACAGTTAAAACAGGGCTTGGACACCCACCCCCTTGCTCCCAATGGACCCTGTGACCTGGGCTGCAGGAGACTCGCCACCAGCGGTGCAGGGACTATGACACTGTGATGAGCCAGACATTCTCCCCTCACCCAACTGTGCAGGGGGGTGGCACCTCTCACCGGCTTTGCTCCTTCCGTGCCCAGGTAGGGCTGCCAGCACTGGGAATCCCTGGTTGCTGGTAGAGCTGAGATAGGAGCTGCCTTGACAGCAGCGCTGTCCCAACACAGCCTTGGAGCCAAGAGACCCCACTCACACACACTGAGAAACAAACCCAAACACCAGCCACATGCCCTTTGCATGGCAGGGACCCCAACACTCTGCGACAGCAGAGATACGGGCCAGCCTGTTGACAGATACCTGCCTGccactcccaccaccaccacccagagaCGGGGGGCCCAGTGTACAGACagacactgccccccacagcccagagatGGGGGGCCCCATGTCCTTACAGGCACTGCTCCCCAAACACAGTCCAGAGATGGGGGGCCCAGTGTCCTTACAGAtactgcccccccacagcccagagatGGGGGGCTCAGCATCCTTATAGATACTGCGCCCCCACAGCCCAGAGATGAGGGGCCCCATGTCCTTACAGGTACTGCCCCACCAAACACAGTCCAGAGATGGGGGGCCCAGTGTCCTTACAGAtactgcccccccacagcccagagatGGGGGGCTCAGCATCCTTATAGATACTGCGCCCCCACAGCCCAGAGATGAGGGGCCCCATGTCCTTACAGGTACTGCCCCCCCAAACACAGTCCAGAGATGGGGGGCCCAGTGTACTGACAGGTACTGACCCCCAAACACAGCCCAGAGATGAAGGGCCCAATGTCCTTACAGATACTGCCCCCCAACACCACCCAGAGATGGGGGGCCAGCATACTTACAGACACTGCCCCGCCACAGCCCAGAGACAAGGGGCCCGGTGTACTCACAGATACTGCCCCCCTAACCACAGCCCAGAGATGGGGGGCCCCGTGTACTCACAGATACTGCCCGCCCAGAGACAAGGGGCCCAGCATCCTTACAGATACTGTCCCCACCCACAGCTGGCCAGAGATGGGGGGGCAGGCTGCTTACAGACACTCAACTCTCCATCTCCGGTCCCTCCAGCTTTACTGCCAGCCAGgatttcctgccccagccctgcacccaccacACCATTGCTGGGGCATCCCAGGGGCGGCCCCCACTCACCTCATGAGGAGCATGGTGAGCATGCCAGGTCCTGGGGCATGGGGCAGCTCAGCACAGCGCAGCGGGTGCTGCTGCGGGAGGCAGGTGATACAGCCCTGGCAGGCTGGCAGCTGATTTGCTGGGCTGGGTGGAGACAGGCTGGGAATGGAATGAGAGTGCAGTTCTGTGGCCTTGGAGAAGAGATAAGGCCAGGGGCTGAGCTGCCCTAGGGtggggaagtcaggactcctgggttcagtccTTGGCTCGAGGGCTAATCACTTAGAGCAGAGGATCTGGGAGGCGGAGTGCCTAGGGGCCAGTGCCAGctgtgcccctgccctgctggcCTGGCCTTGGGAGTCCCTTCCCCTGCTGTACCACTGTgatggtgggcaggaggtgctggggggagggggtgctaaACAGCTGATCGGCTGatgggtgttgagcacccactattttttttctgtgggtgctccagccccagagcacccacggagtcagctccctgccacagaCCCTTAGGGGTCCACCAGTATAATCCAGGATGGGGGGTATCTGTGAACGTGCCAGCAACCAGAGGTGACACTTGGGGGCACACAGGGTCACGTGCCCTCTCCCCCCTCAGATTTCTGCTTTCCATTTAGCACAGAGGCTTTCCAACTGTGGGACGTGTCccctgaggggagggaggggaatgttcTGGGGGCCAGCCCAGTGTGGCGGGCCTTGGGGAGGCagcaccacctccacccccaactcAGGTCAGCCAGTCTGGGGGGGGCTTTACCCAAAA
Above is a genomic segment from Gopherus flavomarginatus isolate rGopFla2 chromosome 11, rGopFla2.mat.asm, whole genome shotgun sequence containing:
- the MMP24 gene encoding matrix metalloproteinase-24 isoform X2 — encoded protein: MLTMLLMSLGLLSVVVPWHAGSVSFPNGAARTECRGRYFWIWLDKAFVGQSRWHYGVYTESGQYIEVTRQLASQCGFMAGTDLRGNPQIRISFLACSVRNTFDQDFSLQLRVEVTGAVGPSIPYDMTIRCPLGAPWSPREIVCEENYMEVSVRRAVPGIAREVLNEDWIAAWPVAQGALNQVWQVVFHFQNGSLLSMPATQAHSLGYGVNTTATRVLFRAPYGTAQSEITSVEGLEVEVARVTVFYKQAWMILMVDTAVACPVNSPVVNATSLSWVTPRILPSLVLWPEQYQDEVQMGLDGRVIDAGTVARNGYTFLTDSRLIRIVVPIGAPGGLLQSALVGNRYGTRYSIHLLLDRHWQGDESDRTRHRSYRPIRTPFSPQMPQIIDDTVAAQGYFKVRLGHFLPDVELVSVSVGGHPFSRPEAEDRGFEPHEVPNPDDTRAFGLRVPFADPLVQQQYLHGPLRRYTLRLNYNLQLLPTGEAFTQAGLITCDVPDVVPPSFQGSCEAGALALLMTHGTLDRFWVPYVGERPLSQLATIHSYRVSDDGRHFHLAVPLLAAGLVYESISLQGLTARLDFSLRDKKTRSVLASFAVVCTFPTGQLLVCLPNGTLVAMVLSQDTKPALDPRRTHLKDPDCGPVASDSSRALFSFSLASCGTTRRFEGGYLVYENEVTFVPEGVPATSPIITRDSRYRLTLRCRYRLTEMLWVSAQQQLGENAVSVPHRPVG